The Deltaproteobacteria bacterium genome has a segment encoding these proteins:
- a CDS encoding GNAT family protein has translation MAHSPGLAYSIHTPRLILRCWHPTDANLLQREINENLEYLRPWMDWAQQEPESLEMKTERLRHFRDDFLSRREFVYGIFAPDGLRIIGGTGLHTRESKDAREIGYWIGRAHANKGLATESAAALTRVAFEVNRVERLEIRCDPRNRPSARVADKLGYVHRATLYGNKTDAEGRLRDTMVWSLDAEEYPDSHASSASVAVYNRGKIRIL, from the coding sequence ATGGCTCATTCTCCGGGACTGGCATACAGCATCCACACGCCGCGTCTGATCCTCCGCTGCTGGCATCCGACGGACGCCAACCTGTTGCAGCGGGAGATCAACGAAAACCTGGAATACCTGCGCCCGTGGATGGACTGGGCGCAGCAGGAACCGGAGTCGCTGGAGATGAAGACGGAACGGCTGCGGCACTTCCGGGACGACTTCCTCTCGCGGCGGGAATTCGTCTACGGCATCTTCGCCCCGGACGGCCTGCGCATCATCGGCGGCACCGGCCTGCACACCCGCGAGAGCAAGGACGCGCGCGAGATCGGCTACTGGATCGGCCGCGCCCACGCCAACAAGGGGCTGGCCACCGAGTCCGCCGCCGCGCTCACGCGGGTGGCCTTCGAGGTCAACCGTGTCGAGCGGCTCGAGATCCGCTGCGACCCGCGCAACAGGCCCAGCGCGCGAGTGGCCGACAAGCTCGGCTACGTCCACCGCGCCACGCTCTACGGCAACAAGACAGACGCCGAGGGGCGCCTGCGGGACACCATGGTGTGGAGTCTCGACGCCGAGGAGTACCCCGACAGCCACGCGTCAAGCGCGTCCGTGGCGGTCTACAACCGCGGCAAAATCAGGATCCTGTAG
- a CDS encoding tripartite tricarboxylate transporter substrate-binding protein, giving the protein MTRKIVLSTFAVLLALALSGIAAHAADNFYAGKTVRIMVGYSPGGGFDAYSRLLARHLPRHIPGNPTVVVQNRPGAGGLITANFMYAKAKPDGLTIGHWVGGLILQQYLGNKKVRFDAAKMGWVGAPVRITNVCMTHKTSGVTDMATWRAAKQPVKFGGSQPGSTLWDIPRILIAHTDLPMRLIEGYGGTAPVRVAAEKGEVAGVCASWEGLKNPWASQLASGDVRVLAQFVDEPHSELAGIPVTNDVIKSDVGRQVMNIVIRDIGGALNRPYSLPPGTPKDRLMVLRRAFDAAMKDPELLAEAKKSRFPITPVSGEDVDKLVAGVAGLQPELLATIKKTFAPKK; this is encoded by the coding sequence ATGACCAGGAAGATCGTGCTCTCAACGTTCGCCGTGCTCTTGGCTCTGGCCCTGTCCGGGATCGCGGCCCATGCCGCGGACAATTTCTACGCGGGCAAGACCGTGCGCATCATGGTCGGCTATTCGCCCGGCGGCGGCTTCGACGCGTACTCGCGCCTTCTGGCGCGCCACTTGCCGCGGCACATTCCGGGCAATCCCACGGTCGTCGTGCAGAACCGGCCGGGGGCCGGCGGCCTCATCACCGCCAACTTCATGTACGCCAAGGCCAAGCCCGACGGTCTTACCATCGGTCATTGGGTCGGCGGGCTGATCCTGCAGCAGTACCTGGGCAACAAGAAGGTTCGATTCGACGCGGCCAAGATGGGCTGGGTCGGCGCGCCCGTACGGATCACCAACGTATGCATGACGCACAAGACGAGCGGCGTGACCGACATGGCCACGTGGCGCGCCGCCAAACAGCCGGTCAAGTTCGGCGGCAGCCAGCCGGGCTCTACCTTGTGGGACATCCCGCGCATCCTCATCGCCCACACGGACCTGCCCATGAGGCTCATCGAGGGCTACGGCGGCACGGCGCCGGTGCGGGTGGCCGCGGAGAAGGGCGAGGTCGCGGGCGTGTGCGCGAGCTGGGAAGGGCTCAAGAACCCTTGGGCCTCGCAGCTCGCCAGCGGTGACGTGCGCGTGCTGGCACAGTTCGTGGACGAGCCCCACTCGGAGCTCGCCGGCATTCCCGTCACCAACGACGTGATCAAGTCCGACGTGGGACGGCAGGTGATGAACATCGTGATCCGCGACATCGGCGGCGCTCTCAACCGGCCGTACTCGCTGCCTCCGGGAACTCCCAAGGACCGGCTGATGGTGCTGCGGCGCGCGTTCGACGCGGCCATGAAGGATCCCGAGCTTCTGGCGGAAGCCAAGAAGTCCAGGTTCCCCATCACTCCGGTCTCCGGGGAGGACGTGGACAAGCTCGTGGCCGGCGTCGCCGGTCTGCAGCCCGAGCTGCTGGCTACCATCAAGAAGACCTTTGCGCCCAAGAAGTAG
- a CDS encoding extracellular solute-binding protein, giving the protein MRSLIAKALAFSLGAALCFSGMALASSAELVAAAKKEGKLRVIIFSSYKKAAQTFEKKYGITVEGTYVGAPDILRKVSQESQAGIFAIDVFATSPGPLSGLNHWTQPYKPAGYERVAHVMEPLPKEWNQIPLFNHVVGASYNKSLVPPDKAPRSIQDLIKPEYKGKIISRTPWLGSNYLVHIASFYAWFGENEEKWADYWTKFKANVARYEPKWGQLHAAVGLKEFSLGIFTLPYTPYTFGRSYPDLGYSTFREPAIWWPNMAAIHKNAPHPNAAKLFVDFLVSTEGQNIFRDEGLLVADKTVEPLDALKKELTGVKFFDPAPQIIAREVSKNGAQWKARIQKLYQ; this is encoded by the coding sequence TTCCGGCATGGCGCTGGCTTCAAGCGCCGAACTGGTGGCCGCGGCCAAGAAGGAAGGCAAGCTGCGGGTCATCATCTTCTCCAGCTACAAGAAGGCCGCCCAAACCTTCGAGAAGAAGTACGGCATCACGGTGGAGGGGACCTACGTCGGCGCGCCGGACATTCTCCGCAAGGTGAGCCAGGAATCGCAAGCGGGCATATTCGCCATCGACGTCTTCGCCACCTCGCCCGGTCCGCTGAGCGGGCTCAACCACTGGACCCAGCCCTACAAGCCCGCGGGGTACGAGAGAGTGGCCCACGTCATGGAGCCGCTCCCGAAGGAGTGGAACCAGATCCCGCTCTTCAACCACGTGGTGGGAGCCTCCTACAACAAGAGCCTGGTGCCGCCGGACAAGGCGCCACGGAGCATCCAGGATCTGATCAAGCCCGAGTACAAGGGGAAGATCATCTCCCGAACGCCATGGCTGGGCTCCAACTATCTCGTGCACATCGCTTCCTTCTACGCTTGGTTCGGCGAGAACGAGGAAAAGTGGGCCGACTACTGGACCAAGTTCAAGGCCAACGTCGCACGGTACGAGCCCAAGTGGGGCCAGCTCCACGCGGCGGTAGGACTCAAGGAGTTCTCGCTGGGTATCTTCACGTTGCCCTACACGCCTTACACGTTCGGGCGGAGTTATCCCGACCTCGGTTACTCCACCTTCCGGGAGCCGGCCATCTGGTGGCCCAACATGGCGGCGATCCACAAGAACGCGCCCCATCCCAACGCGGCCAAGCTGTTCGTCGATTTCCTGGTGAGCACCGAGGGCCAGAACATCTTCAGGGATGAAGGCCTGCTCGTCGCCGACAAGACCGTGGAGCCGCTGGACGCCCTCAAGAAGGAATTGACGGGCGTCAAGTTCTTCGACCCGGCGCCGCAGATCATCGCGCGCGAGGTGAGCAAGAACGGTGCGCAGTGGAAGGCGCGCATTCAGAAGCTTTATCAATAG
- a CDS encoding prolyl oligopeptidase family serine peptidase: MFEFFPGNRSWSFACIRLLAESYYGGGEFNDIHRTTQRIKPGDVESWHAEWLETAERVAAHGREQQAAGHPESAIKAFLRASNYYRVAEFLLPFTDDRKVPTYRKSADSFQAAAALSPGIERVEVPYEDTAMPGYFFHAPASAGEKPPVLIFTGGADSTAEEVYFVGGPEAAKRGLALLIVDGPGRGGMLRLRNSLAIPDFERPITAMVDYLEVRGDVDMNRVALMGMSMGGYYVTRAAAYEKRVRCCVSHFGPYDCYRDIYEYYEPLRGQFRWITGSDSEDEVRRRLSRFTLAGSIEKVECPLLILHGEDDIITDPRCAHQTYEEARCEKELRFLRTGEPGAVHCSYDNHAEIFPFMHDWVAARV, from the coding sequence ATGTTCGAATTCTTCCCGGGGAACCGAAGCTGGTCCTTCGCGTGCATCCGGCTGCTGGCCGAGAGCTACTACGGCGGCGGCGAGTTCAACGATATCCACCGCACCACGCAGCGCATCAAGCCGGGCGACGTCGAGAGCTGGCACGCCGAGTGGCTCGAGACCGCTGAACGGGTCGCCGCCCACGGCCGCGAACAACAAGCCGCCGGCCATCCCGAGAGCGCCATCAAGGCCTTCCTCCGGGCCTCCAACTACTACCGGGTGGCCGAATTCCTGCTGCCCTTCACCGACGACCGAAAGGTCCCCACCTACCGCAAGTCCGCCGACAGCTTCCAGGCGGCCGCGGCGCTGTCGCCCGGCATCGAGCGCGTGGAGGTGCCCTACGAGGACACCGCCATGCCCGGCTACTTCTTCCACGCCCCGGCCTCGGCCGGTGAGAAGCCCCCCGTGCTGATCTTCACCGGCGGCGCCGACTCCACCGCCGAGGAGGTCTACTTCGTCGGCGGCCCAGAGGCGGCCAAGCGCGGCCTCGCCCTGCTCATCGTCGACGGTCCCGGACGCGGCGGCATGCTCCGGCTGCGCAACAGCCTGGCCATCCCCGACTTCGAGCGGCCGATCACGGCCATGGTGGACTACCTCGAAGTCCGCGGCGACGTCGACATGAACCGCGTCGCCCTCATGGGCATGAGCATGGGCGGCTACTACGTCACCCGCGCCGCCGCCTACGAGAAGCGCGTCCGGTGCTGCGTTTCCCACTTCGGCCCCTACGACTGCTACCGCGACATCTACGAGTACTACGAGCCGCTGCGGGGACAGTTCCGCTGGATCACCGGATCGGACAGCGAAGACGAGGTGCGCCGCCGCCTGAGCCGGTTCACCCTCGCCGGCAGCATCGAGAAGGTCGAATGCCCGCTGCTCATCCTCCACGGCGAGGACGACATCATCACCGACCCCCGCTGCGCCCATCAGACCTACGAGGAGGCCCGGTGCGAGAAGGAGCTGCGCTTCCTCCGCACGGGCGAGCCCGGCGCCGTCCACTGCTCCTACGACAACCACGCCGAGATCTTCCCGTTCATGCACGACTGGGTGGCGGCGCGGGTTTGA